In a genomic window of Mycolicibacillus parakoreensis:
- a CDS encoding acyl-CoA dehydrogenase family protein: protein MQLALTDEEAAFRDEMRRFFTTEIPAEIRERTRLGLGHHRDDIATSHKIQHEHGLAVPNWPVEWGGKDWTATQHQIWQDEMQLACVPEPLTFNARMVGPVIAEFGSEQTKQRFLPPTASLDIWWCQGFSEPEAGSDLASLRTTAIRDGDSYVVNGQKTWTTLGQYADWIFCLVRTDPQAPKKQAGISFLLMEVDTPGITMRPIKLIDGGVEVNEVFFEDVRVPADQLVGEENQGWTYAKFLLGNERTGIAQIGRTKVRLAEVKQRARETGLLDDPLFAARLAEAENDLLALELTQMRVTSDSADGKPNPASSVLKLRGSQLQQTATELLVEVAGADCLPVAAGATITSPAWAQRSAPHYLNYRKTSIYGGSNEVQRSIIASTILGL, encoded by the coding sequence ATGCAACTGGCGCTCACCGACGAGGAAGCGGCATTCCGTGACGAGATGCGCCGCTTTTTCACCACCGAGATCCCCGCCGAGATCCGCGAACGCACCCGGCTGGGGTTGGGCCATCATCGTGACGACATCGCGACCAGCCACAAGATCCAGCACGAGCACGGCCTGGCGGTCCCCAACTGGCCGGTCGAGTGGGGCGGCAAGGACTGGACCGCCACCCAGCATCAGATCTGGCAGGACGAGATGCAGTTGGCCTGCGTGCCCGAGCCGCTGACGTTCAACGCCCGCATGGTCGGGCCGGTGATCGCCGAGTTCGGGTCGGAGCAGACCAAGCAGCGGTTCCTGCCGCCGACGGCGAGCCTCGACATCTGGTGGTGTCAGGGGTTCTCCGAGCCGGAGGCCGGCTCGGATCTGGCGTCGCTGCGCACCACCGCGATCCGTGACGGCGACAGCTACGTCGTCAACGGGCAGAAGACCTGGACCACGCTGGGCCAGTATGCGGATTGGATTTTCTGTCTGGTGCGCACCGACCCGCAGGCGCCGAAGAAGCAGGCGGGCATCTCGTTTCTTCTCATGGAGGTGGACACCCCGGGGATCACGATGCGGCCGATCAAGCTGATCGACGGCGGCGTCGAGGTCAACGAGGTGTTCTTCGAGGATGTGCGGGTCCCCGCCGATCAGCTCGTCGGTGAGGAGAACCAGGGCTGGACGTACGCGAAGTTCCTTCTCGGCAACGAACGCACCGGCATCGCCCAGATCGGCCGCACCAAAGTGCGGTTGGCCGAGGTCAAACAACGCGCCCGCGAGACCGGACTCCTCGACGATCCGCTGTTCGCCGCGCGGCTGGCCGAAGCCGAAAACGATCTGCTGGCATTGGAACTCACCCAGATGCGGGTGACGTCGGACTCCGCCGACGGCAAACCCAACCCCGCGTCGTCGGTGCTGAAGCTGCGCGGCAGCCAGCTGCAGCAGACCGCCACCGAGCTGCTGGTCGAGGTCGCCGGTGCCGACTGCCTGCCGGTCGCCGCCGGTGCGACCATCACGTCGCCGGCCTGGGCTCAGCGCAGCGCGCCGCACTATCTCAACTACCGCAAAACCTCGATCTACGGCGGCAGCAACGAGGTGCAGCGCAGCATCATCGCGTCCACCATCTTGGGATTGTGA
- a CDS encoding ComEA family DNA-binding protein, which yields MRADLSTERLHRRLLGAPGSAGRVGDAGRLDDSGVHDADDLDDQDPASLLGGWQPQESPGWADRVRADPGRAGVALLTLIAAVAVMITVFTMLRDRSEPVAAVPLPPVQMATSATAAPTASTSSGPPGADAEPVVVSVVGLVHAPGLVTLAPGARIADALHAAGDPLDGADTVGLNLARRVADGEQIVVAATPPPGAPPESGSSVSPGAAAIATTPAPGTAAAPAAAVDLNTATVAQLDALPGVGPVTAAAIVAWRETHGRFTTVDQLAEVDGIGPTRLARLRPLVHI from the coding sequence ATGCGAGCGGATCTGTCCACCGAACGGCTACACCGTCGGCTCCTCGGTGCACCGGGGAGCGCCGGTCGCGTCGGTGACGCCGGGCGTCTCGACGACAGCGGGGTCCACGATGCGGATGACCTCGACGATCAGGATCCGGCCTCGCTGCTGGGGGGCTGGCAGCCGCAGGAATCGCCGGGCTGGGCCGACCGGGTGCGCGCCGACCCGGGCCGTGCCGGCGTTGCGCTGTTGACGCTGATCGCCGCGGTCGCGGTGATGATCACGGTGTTCACGATGCTGCGGGACCGATCCGAGCCGGTGGCGGCGGTGCCGTTGCCGCCGGTGCAGATGGCGACCTCGGCGACCGCGGCACCAACGGCATCGACCTCGTCGGGCCCGCCCGGCGCCGACGCCGAACCGGTGGTGGTCAGCGTGGTCGGACTGGTGCACGCCCCGGGGCTGGTCACGCTGGCGCCGGGGGCGCGCATCGCCGACGCGCTGCACGCCGCCGGTGACCCGCTGGACGGTGCCGACACGGTCGGGTTGAATCTGGCGCGGCGGGTCGCCGACGGCGAACAGATCGTCGTCGCCGCCACACCCCCGCCGGGGGCGCCGCCGGAGTCGGGCAGCTCGGTGAGCCCCGGAGCGGCCGCCATCGCAACCACCCCGGCGCCGGGCACCGCGGCGGCCCCGGCCGCGGCGGTCGACCTCAACACCGCCACCGTCGCGCAACTCGACGCGCTGCCCGGCGTCGGGCCGGTGACCGCGGCGGCGATCGTGGCCTGGCGCGAGACCCACGGCCGGTTCACCACCGTCGACCAGCTCGCCGAGGTCGACGGGATCGGCCCGACCCGGCTCGCCCGGCTGCGGCCGCTGGTCCACATCTGA
- a CDS encoding ComEC/Rec2 family competence protein has protein sequence MTPPGVVDDADPLDLRLVPAALTAWLVSVLGILWPATAGPVVAIAGCTAAAAPAARRFGVPRPLVTGAWAIAVVAVGFGVTVGLRSEAVAHHPLTAAQGATVAVTVTPTESPVPAGSTRVMFRATLRTLAGQRAFGRVVVFAAGAEFDAVMVGRPISFRARVGRPHRRDLSVAVLTATGSPVAGRAGPVARAAHAVRHRFIDTARQVLPAEQAALLPGLVLGDTTAVPPPTAREFRAAGLTHLMAVSGANVTIVCGAVLLSARLVGPRGAVGLAAVALVGFVIVVQPTASVLRAAVMGAIALAGVVSARQRQAIPSLAAAVLTLLAVAPQLAVDVGFVLSVTATAALVVVAPRWSRRLVGRGWPKPVADATAIALAAHLVTAPLIAGISGRVSVVAAGANLAVAALIAPVTVLGSAAAVLCGPCPTAAAVLIRFTGPEVFWVGAVAHTAGGLAGATLPVPDGTAGALTVAAVSAALLVGWRWRWGRAAVGVGVLAVVAWSLAGLLDG, from the coding sequence ATGACCCCGCCGGGTGTCGTCGACGATGCGGACCCGCTGGATCTGCGGCTGGTCCCGGCGGCGCTGACCGCCTGGCTGGTCAGTGTGCTCGGCATCCTGTGGCCGGCCACCGCCGGACCGGTGGTGGCGATCGCCGGATGCACCGCCGCGGCGGCGCCGGCCGCCCGCCGCTTCGGCGTTCCCCGCCCGCTGGTCACCGGGGCGTGGGCAATCGCCGTGGTCGCCGTCGGCTTCGGGGTGACGGTGGGGCTGCGCAGCGAGGCGGTGGCCCACCATCCGCTCACCGCCGCGCAGGGTGCGACCGTGGCGGTGACGGTCACCCCGACCGAGAGCCCCGTGCCGGCGGGCAGCACCCGGGTGATGTTCCGCGCCACCCTGCGGACGCTCGCCGGGCAGCGGGCCTTCGGGCGGGTGGTGGTGTTCGCCGCCGGCGCCGAATTCGACGCGGTGATGGTCGGCCGGCCGATCTCGTTTCGGGCGCGGGTCGGCCGGCCGCACCGCCGCGATCTCAGCGTGGCGGTGCTCACCGCGACCGGGTCCCCGGTGGCCGGCCGGGCGGGACCGGTGGCGCGCGCCGCCCATGCGGTGCGGCACCGGTTCATCGACACCGCCCGGCAGGTGCTGCCCGCCGAGCAGGCCGCGCTGCTGCCCGGGCTGGTGCTCGGCGACACCACCGCGGTCCCGCCGCCCACCGCACGGGAGTTCCGGGCGGCCGGGCTGACCCACCTGATGGCCGTCTCGGGAGCCAACGTGACCATCGTGTGCGGCGCGGTGTTGCTGTCGGCGCGGCTGGTGGGCCCGCGGGGCGCGGTGGGTCTGGCCGCGGTCGCGCTGGTGGGCTTCGTGATCGTGGTGCAGCCGACCGCCAGTGTGCTGCGCGCCGCGGTGATGGGGGCGATCGCACTGGCCGGGGTGGTCTCGGCGCGCCAGCGTCAGGCCATCCCGAGTTTGGCCGCCGCGGTGCTGACGCTGTTGGCGGTGGCCCCGCAGCTGGCGGTCGACGTCGGTTTCGTGCTGTCGGTGACGGCCACCGCCGCACTGGTGGTGGTGGCGCCGCGCTGGTCGCGCCGGCTGGTCGGGCGTGGCTGGCCCAAACCGGTCGCCGACGCCACCGCGATCGCGCTGGCCGCTCACCTGGTGACCGCGCCGCTGATCGCCGGGATCTCCGGACGGGTCAGCGTGGTCGCCGCCGGGGCCAATCTGGCGGTGGCCGCGCTGATCGCCCCGGTGACCGTGCTCGGCAGCGCCGCGGCGGTGCTGTGCGGGCCGTGTCCGACGGCGGCGGCGGTGCTGATCCGTTTCACCGGCCCGGAGGTGTTCTGGGTGGGTGCGGTGGCCCACACCGCCGGTGGGTTGGCGGGGGCGACGCTGCCGGTCCCCGACGGCACCGCCGGGGCGCTGACCGTGGCCGCGGTCAGCGCGGCGCTGCTGGTCGGGTGGCGCTGGCGCTGGGGCCGTGCCGCGGTGGGCGTCGGGGTGCTCGCGGTCGTGGCGTGGTCGCTGGCCGGGCTGCTGGACGGGTGA